The following proteins are encoded in a genomic region of Anticarsia gemmatalis isolate Benzon Research Colony breed Stoneville strain chromosome 17, ilAntGemm2 primary, whole genome shotgun sequence:
- the LOC142980160 gene encoding uncharacterized protein LOC142980160, which produces MAKKSYDDLQTNITNFINERFKTSLEARDIQEIRRIGKQGDRPRPIIITFATLGQKINILKQKRVLKDTQFYLKEDFPKQVLEKRKELQEQAKLEKEKGNIVRIKYDKLVIQNPNNKRSLPVSPVNTSKPQSDISTQAKKKNKTLKTHATIQRSNSVSEGIVKPSMLQFLVNKNTSSTAQGQNNENRDSKA; this is translated from the coding sequence AAAAGTCGTACGACGACTTACAAACCaacataacaaattttattaatgaacGGTTTAAAACTAGCTTAGAAGCTCGCGACATACAAGAGATAAGAAGAATAGGGAAACAAGGAGATAGACCACGGCCAATAATAATAACCTTCGCAACTCTCGGtcagaaaattaatattttaaagcagaAAAGAGTTTTGAAAGATACCCAATTTTACCTGAAGGAAGACTTTCCAAAACAAGTATTAGAGAAAAGAAAGGAGCTGCAAGAACAAGCAAAACTAGAGAAAGAGAAGGGAAATAtagtaagaataaaatatgacaaactAGTCATACAGAATCCTAACAACAAAAGGTCACTCCCTGTGTCACCAGTAAATACTTCAAAACCGCAAAGCGACATCAGCACACAGGCAAAGAAGAAGAACAAAACGCTGAAAACACACGCAACCATACAAAGATCGAACAGCGTATCCGAGGGTATTGTAAAACCAAGCATGCTGCAATTCTTAGTCAACAAAAATACAAGCAGCACCGCCCAAGGACAGAATAACGAAAATAGAGACAGTAAAGCATAG